In Lates calcarifer isolate ASB-BC8 linkage group LG15, TLL_Latcal_v3, whole genome shotgun sequence, one genomic interval encodes:
- the fhl3a gene encoding four and a half LIM domains protein 3 isoform X1, with amino-acid sequence MSNCHTRKDLRKITMADRFDCDNCKESLYGRKYIQSDESPYCIPCYDSLFSNTCDECKELIGHDARELFYEDRHYHEHCFRCFRCDRSLADEPFTSQDDALLCNDCYCNEFSSKCVACDKIVMPGTRKLEYAGSTWHEGCFICHSCEQPIGSKSFIPDKDEHYCVPCYEDKFAPRCTRCKKTLAKGGVTYRDEPWHKECFVCTSCKTQLAGQHFTSRDDSPYCLKCFGSLYAKKCEACSKPITGFGGGKYISFEDRQWHQPCFTCSQCSVSLVGAGFFPDGERILCRDCHSNL; translated from the exons ACTTGCGGAAAATCACAATGGCTGACCGTTTTGACTGTGACAACTGCAAAGAATCCCTGTATGGACGCAAGTACATCCAGTCAGATGAAAGTCCCTACTGCATCCCCTGTTACGACAGCCTGTTCTCAAATACATGTGATGAGTGCAAAGAACTGATTGGCCACGATGCGAGG GAGCTCTTTTATGAGGACCGGCATTATCATGAGCACTGTTTCCGCTGTTTCCGCTGCGATCGCTCACTGGCAGATGAACCCTTCACCAGCCAGGATGACGCGTTGCTCTGCAATGACTGCTACTGTAATGAGTTCTCCTCCAAGTGTGTAGCCTGTGACAAGATCGTGATGCCAG GTACAAGGAAGTTGGAGTATGCAGGCTCTACATGGCACGAGGGCTGCTTCATCTGTCACAGCTGCGAGCAGCCAATTGGTTCAAAGTCCTTTATCCCTGACAAAGATGAGCACTACTGTGTGCCCTGCTATGAGGACAAGTTTGCGCCACGCTGCACACGCTGTAAAAAG ACCCTGGCTAAAGGTGGTGTGACCTATCGGGATGAGCCATGGCACAAGGAGTGTTTTGTGTGCACCAGCTGTAAAACGCAGCTGGCAGGTCAACACTTCACCTCCCGAGACGACAGCCCTTACTGCCTCAAGTGCTTTGGCAGCCTGTATGCCAAGAAGTGTGAGGCCTGCAGCAAACCCATCACAG gtTTTGGAGGAGGAAAGTACATCTCATTTGAGGATCGTCAGTGGCATCAGCCATGCTTCACCTGCTCCCAGTGCTCTGTTTCACTGGTGGGCGCCGGCTTCTTCCCTGATGGTGAAAGGATCCTGTGCCGTGACTGCCACAGCAACCTATAG
- the fhl3a gene encoding four and a half LIM domains protein 3 isoform X2: protein MADRFDCDNCKESLYGRKYIQSDESPYCIPCYDSLFSNTCDECKELIGHDARELFYEDRHYHEHCFRCFRCDRSLADEPFTSQDDALLCNDCYCNEFSSKCVACDKIVMPGTRKLEYAGSTWHEGCFICHSCEQPIGSKSFIPDKDEHYCVPCYEDKFAPRCTRCKKTLAKGGVTYRDEPWHKECFVCTSCKTQLAGQHFTSRDDSPYCLKCFGSLYAKKCEACSKPITGFGGGKYISFEDRQWHQPCFTCSQCSVSLVGAGFFPDGERILCRDCHSNL from the exons ATGGCTGACCGTTTTGACTGTGACAACTGCAAAGAATCCCTGTATGGACGCAAGTACATCCAGTCAGATGAAAGTCCCTACTGCATCCCCTGTTACGACAGCCTGTTCTCAAATACATGTGATGAGTGCAAAGAACTGATTGGCCACGATGCGAGG GAGCTCTTTTATGAGGACCGGCATTATCATGAGCACTGTTTCCGCTGTTTCCGCTGCGATCGCTCACTGGCAGATGAACCCTTCACCAGCCAGGATGACGCGTTGCTCTGCAATGACTGCTACTGTAATGAGTTCTCCTCCAAGTGTGTAGCCTGTGACAAGATCGTGATGCCAG GTACAAGGAAGTTGGAGTATGCAGGCTCTACATGGCACGAGGGCTGCTTCATCTGTCACAGCTGCGAGCAGCCAATTGGTTCAAAGTCCTTTATCCCTGACAAAGATGAGCACTACTGTGTGCCCTGCTATGAGGACAAGTTTGCGCCACGCTGCACACGCTGTAAAAAG ACCCTGGCTAAAGGTGGTGTGACCTATCGGGATGAGCCATGGCACAAGGAGTGTTTTGTGTGCACCAGCTGTAAAACGCAGCTGGCAGGTCAACACTTCACCTCCCGAGACGACAGCCCTTACTGCCTCAAGTGCTTTGGCAGCCTGTATGCCAAGAAGTGTGAGGCCTGCAGCAAACCCATCACAG gtTTTGGAGGAGGAAAGTACATCTCATTTGAGGATCGTCAGTGGCATCAGCCATGCTTCACCTGCTCCCAGTGCTCTGTTTCACTGGTGGGCGCCGGCTTCTTCCCTGATGGTGAAAGGATCCTGTGCCGTGACTGCCACAGCAACCTATAG